From a region of the Cucumis sativus cultivar 9930 chromosome 6, Cucumber_9930_V3, whole genome shotgun sequence genome:
- the LOC101210267 gene encoding pentatricopeptide repeat-containing protein At2g36240 — MKKLPPILRKLQTPQPTPPSPLPNAILPPSPQTPVAPLLNLSFSSPHHYNQLLHFLKSHLTFPFTPNSLLHFLKSKLHFHPKFTHYDFHVFNWASTIDSFRHDHSTFAWMARTLATTDRFFELTSLLRFLASSPCPCSDGIFSCPQTESIFQFSISAYCRARKFDEAVFAFDSMRKLIDGRPSVVVYNILINGFVKSGRFDKALGFYSRMLSDRVKPDVYTFNILISGYCRNSQFVQALELFKEMREKGCSPNVISFNTLIKGFFRERKFEDGIALAYEMIELGCKFSSVTCEILMDGLSREGKIFEACEILLDFSRKQVLPKDYDYYGVVEMLCGKGNAGKAMEVVDELWMEGNVPSFITSTTLIDGLRKEGRVNDAMNVTERMLEVGMIPDSVTFNSLLQDLCNVRKTVEANKLRLLASSKGFEPDNKTYYTLVSGYTMEGNKVEGQRLVEEMLDKEFIPDIATYNRLMDRLLNTHKKRSKLVT, encoded by the coding sequence ATGAAGAAGCTCCCACCTATCCTGAGAAAGCTTCAAACCCCTCAACCAACACCCCCTTCTCCATTGCCCAATGCAATTTTGCCCCCTTCTCCTCAAACCCCTGTGGCCCCTCTTCTCAATTTATCCTTCTCTTCTCCGCACCATTACAATCAACTCCTCCATTTCCTCAAATCCCACCTCACATTTCCCTTCACACCTAATAGTCTCCTGCATTTTCTCAAATCCAAGCTTCATTTTCACCCCAAATTCACCCACTACGATTTCCATGTCTTCAATTGGGCTTCCACTATAGATTCCTTCCGCCATGATCACTCTACCTTTGCGTGGATGGCCAGGACCCTCGCGACCACAGATCGTTTCTTTGAGCTCACGTCCCTTCTTAGGTTCTTGGCCTCCTCTCCTTGCCCCTGCTCTGATGGTATTTTCTCTTGCCCTCAAACAGAatccatttttcaattttccattAGTGCCTATTGTAGAGCTAGGAAATTTGATGAGGCTGTTTTTGCTTTCGACTCCATGAGAAAATTGATTGATGGGAGGCCTAGTGTTGTGgtctataatattttgatcaaTGGGTTTGTGAAGTCTGGTAGATTTGACAAGGCCTTGGGGTTTTACAGTAGGATGCTTAGTGACCGGGTTAAGCCTGATGTGTAcacttttaacattttgattAGCGGGTATTGTCGCAATTCACAGTTTGTACAGGCTTTAGAGTTGTTTAAGGAGATGAGGGAAAAGGGTTGTAGCCCAAATGTAATAAGTTTCAATACACTGATTAAAGGGTTCTTCAGGGAGAGGAAGTTTGAGGACGGGATTGCCCTGGCTTATGAGATGATTGAACTGGGATGCAAATTCTCTAGTGTCACCTGTGAAATTTTAATGGATGGGCTCAGTAGGGAAGGCAAGATTTTTGAGGCATGTGAAATTTTGCTTGATTTTTCGAGGAAGCAAGTATTGCCCAAGGATTACGATTACTATGGCGTTGTTGAAATGCTTTGTGGCAAAGGGAATGCAGGCAAAGCCATGGAAGTTGTTGACGAGCTGTGGATGGAAGGAAATGTTCCCAGCTTCATTACTTCCACCACTTTGATAGATGGACTGAGGAAAGAGGGGAGAGTGAATGATGCAATGAATGTAACAGAGAGAATGCTTGAAGTAGGTATGATTCCCGACAGTGTGACTTTTAACTCCCTTCTTCAAGATCTATGCAATGTGAGAAAGACTGTGGAAGCTAATAAGTTGAGATTGTTGGCTTCAAGCAAGGGGTTCGAACCAGACAACAAAACATACTACACTTTAGTTTCTGGTTACACAATGGAAGGCAACAAGGTGGAAGGGCAACGGCTTGTGGAGGAGATGTTGGATAAGGAGTTTATACCTGATATTGCAACATACAATAGATTAATGGATCGGTTGTTGAATACGCATAAGAAAAGATCAAAGTTGGTAACGTAA